In the genome of Aedes aegypti strain LVP_AGWG chromosome 2, AaegL5.0 Primary Assembly, whole genome shotgun sequence, the window aatttcaaaatcttttatTTTAACCAACCTAATCCTCTACaaggattgcttgaaaaaatGTGTAGGAATGATTGGAAAGATTACTGGAATAATTGCTGAATATGGTGTGAAACCTCACATGGAGCATGCATGCTAGATTTTACTTATGGTAAAACATCTCAGAGTTCAAAGATGAGCGCaccacactggggcagatcactgttttcgacggccaaaacctctagtactctggggccgtccataaatgacgtagcattgtttcattgatttttgacaccccctcccccctcgtagcatttagttACAAATGCTGAGTACCCTCCTCTTGAATTTTTTATTCGTTTACCTCAGCGATTGGGCTAAAACAAAACACTAAAATCCAAAAATTCAcagcaaaatttgatattaattcaATCCCAGCATAGTGAGAGTTATTTTGTTCAATCGTTCTTGTGATTTCAAAGACATTTCTCGCATTTTTATTCGTATTGTCCTGTGgttgtaaaaataaattatcgttCGTCGAATTGTTGCTGCATTGTTCAATATGGATGGCCATGTAGCTACTTGTAAACAATGCGCGCAAGTAATCACTCAAGAGTCGAACCAAGGCGAGTCcaattctctggagaaattgaCGCCTTGACTCAAACTGCATTGGTTGCGAAGGTTTTTGTACCGATGTCTATCATGCATCCTGCGTCAAAATGCGATATGAAGAGCTCGTCAAATATCGATCATCCCGTAACTTGTGGTGGATGTGCACCTCGTGCAGTGATATGATGGTTAAGAAACGAAACAACCGCCATGCACTTGTGAAGGAAGTTGACACTAAAGTACCAGAAACCAAAGAGATAACTCGTATTGACGATGAAATTGCTCATTTGAAAAAGCAAATAACTGCCATTCATGAATCACTTGCCAATTCCACTGTCTCTTCTTCTCGCATTGAACCGAGCGTAGATCCATCGATCAGAGATCGCTCCACTACTACGGAGTCATCGTTGGGAGTACAACACGATACTCAGCTTGGCACAAAAGCAACAGACTGTTTGAGTAATATCGTGGAACAGCAGTCTGCAAACGATcgtttttggctatttttgtcaaaaatcaaaagctgCGTGAGTAAATGTGAAGTATTCAAGTTGGTCGCCGATGCTTTGGGTACTGATGACatcattgtgaagaaattaGTTCCAGCATGGAAGGATTCTATTTCGATGCCGTTCATATCGTTCAAAGTTGGAATCACCCACACCTAAAACAAACAGCATTACTCCCGCCCACATGGCCTTGCGGATTGCATTTTAGAGAGTTTCGAAACAATTATTGGGAGCCCCTGCTCGCACGAAAGGAATAAGACTTATGTTTGTATCGATAAAATTTTTTGTGCTACGATTTTTGTGAACTTGTCATTTTGTGATTATGAGTTCAAATGTGTCAGTTTCGTAATTAGAGTGAATAAATGTATAATAGATTATTGATAATTCAATTAGACCAGAAGAGTTCGTTAAATTtaggtaaataaataaagataaagataaaaaagagacttgctaccagccttgTATTTGGTGTTAACATCCAAAAGTATTACGAAGTCATAATCATATTCAAAACGTTATAATACAAACTGCAAGTTTACTCGGTACATTTTGTTTGTTGCGTTTTCCTTTAGTATAACATGCATTTCACCCAAAATGTAAAATACCAGACCAGTAGAAAAAAAGAGTAGAACAAGTTATCGCAACATAAAtcagattttattgcgaacatTCCATTTCACATTTGTCACACGTTAGAATCCGACAATCTTAAATTATTGTATATTGATTGAACCTACTTAATGATAATTCTGACCATCCACAAATATAGATACAGCCAGATCGAAATTGAATTTCCGCAAAACTTCTAGTATCTATATTTCGTGGAGTAATCCTTCGGGGACACGACCAGACCCCGACCTTTGCGAGCCCCCCGGTAAACCGTCTCGATGATGTCGATCATCTCCTGCTTATCCTCCAAGGGCCAGTTGATTTTGTTGTTATTACCGGTGCCCAAATCGATCATGATGTGCTTGTTCCGGAAGAAAAACATCACCGTGCAGGGATCGTAAAGTTCGtacattttgttgaaatccGGAACCTCCGTAATGTCCACCAGATAGATGACGGCGAAGTTTTTCACTTTCTCCGCAATGCTGTACAGCACTTCGTCCATCTTCATACAGGTGGGGTCCCAATCGTGGCCAAAGCGGATTACCTGCGAAGTAAACGGATTGCGTGAACTTAAAAGCTGAACGGTTGCTTCCGGAAATTTCCACCAGACTTACCACGACTCGGTCTTCTTCGGAAAGAATGGCCTGATCCACTTGCCAGCCGTTGTGTAAATGTGCTAACATATACGACATTTTGGATGAAGTTTATTAGTATTTTCTCGCGAAGGAACTGATTTTCGTAATTCctaagaattgaaataaaaatttgggaaTATCGTCCGCACTGATCAAACGTTTGTGACGAATGTGGAAGCAAAACAGTCAAAACAACGAAATGTGAGAAAGTGCGGGGGTGGAAGAGGAGACAGTTGCTCATATCTCGAGCAAAATTACCAGCTGCACGCTACACTGAACAAAAACATCCAACTGCAAGAGCGTTCGCGCTCTTTTAAGGTGAAACCAGAgtttatgaatggagagttgcgcgaagagtgataccaaatctacctatcgaactgtcaaaccgtctacctatcgagcagaccagcaaaacagataggggctgttttcgaagacgaagaagaacaaccattcaaagaagtctcttcgcgcaactctccattcatagactctgggtGAAACATGTTGGAATCCAAACATGGCTGTTACAGTGGCTGGTTTGTagccctactcacgatttcatcACTAATCTGCAGAAATAGAGAAACTTCCTCGAGAACTTCCATGATCAgtcattgcagaattcgctctcatttgagtttgaaacacgatcaaagcaagcaaaaataaacatcccatctgttgcggtccacgattgtcaatgtatcgcaagttgtaacaagtctgataaatggaagcagtgaacgagagccccaaagagagagcgatgataaaatccatttttctcgtttGTTTActgttgggggtaggtgtttttcttcactggcacgataaacaatccacgaatttccaatagcaatacccaactaacatttagtgcaaatgtaaacaatcTCTAagccctctttatacggcttcATGCTGAGTAAAGACGCTGAatatacgaacgaaagcttctatgcgatccttttaccaacaaatctggcgaatctactcagctatttttaagctgtgttggaaGCTCTTATTCATACCAATCATTGCTCTAactcgacagttatacgacatgtagctgtgtaacatcttcggaaggcgctttctcaattatttcgcaactgttgaataatttttatacagcttcgctgtattatcgattaaatattattccaagctgtttcccagcttccagaatttaatatcataagtatctgaattaAATGTTACCAACGTTACACAATTAAAGTATCTGCCACCGCCTGGAATCGAACTcccgatctctgcatccacaagtcttgACGTTGTTCTTGCTGCCACCACAGTATATATcgaaggcaaagaaaacacaccgttttgttctacattgAAAACGGTTCATATAATATTCTATAATGACGGTAAAAGATGTTATAGCCACGCTTACACggcttcatcaggctgtaaaagggtgtgaaacgtcaaacgcaatgtttacatccaacagtTTGTGTAGATTTGCGATCGAGTGAAACTGCTGCTAAAAAGAGTGCGCGATGATTTTCTGTGATTATCCGGCGGAATACAACCCGAAGATCCACGGACTTTACGATCCTGTCCGTTACTACGACAAGCCGGATACGCCTggtgaagttgatcaaattGGGTGCTTGGTTTGGCCACCGTGACAAGAACCCAAGGCTGCCGCTGGAGCCGTGCCTTTTGGAGATGGAAACAGAAATACTGAAAACCCAAGCGGCATGGAATTGCCCCGTTCTTCCAGGTCATCGTCGGCGGAATGATGTTGCCATCAACTGCGACAAACAGAAGCACCACAGGAACTACAAGTACCATTAAACGAAGGCATCCTGGAAGCAGGGCAGTGAGAAGCGGAACCTATTCACAGTTTATTATAGAAGCGCGATCCGCGGATAATAATTTTGGCAGGATCCGGAGGATGGTTCCGGCTTGTGGAAGATAGCAATTAGGCATAGATTGCCAGACGGGCATACAGTGAAAAGCTGCTAATTTTGTTCGGAGAGTAAAATATATAATTagcgaaaaataaaatgtgaaaatCTAGGAAATTTCGTTTTTCTGTTAAATGATGGTCACTGCTCCTGCATTGATACTTCGAAAATTAAATATGAGGATAATAGAATTGCAATAGATGCGTcccaagtt includes:
- the LOC5567973 gene encoding thioredoxin-like protein 4A; the encoded protein is MSYMLAHLHNGWQVDQAILSEEDRVVVIRFGHDWDPTCMKMDEVLYSIAEKVKNFAVIYLVDITEVPDFNKMYELYDPCTVMFFFRNKHIMIDLGTGNNNKINWPLEDKQEMIDIIETVYRGARKGRGLVVSPKDYSTKYRY